In Saccharomonospora marina XMU15, one genomic interval encodes:
- a CDS encoding TrmH family RNA methyltransferase, giving the protein MIEAAGPTEWQTPDEVGVGPWQGPWPDDGRYDPELLAHGDRRNVVDAYRYWRREAIVADIDARRHPFHVAIENFKHDHNIGTVVRTANAFAAAAVHIVGRRRWNRRGAMVTDRYQHLRHHESVAGLVEFAAAEGLPIVGVDNMPGAQPVETAALPRECVLLFGQEGPGLSPQAQRAATLVVSIAQFGSTRSINAGVASGIVMHTWVRQHADLAAAWRP; this is encoded by the coding sequence GTGATCGAGGCGGCGGGACCCACGGAGTGGCAGACACCCGATGAGGTGGGTGTCGGCCCGTGGCAGGGCCCATGGCCGGACGACGGCAGGTACGACCCGGAGCTGCTGGCCCACGGTGACCGCCGCAACGTTGTCGACGCCTACCGGTACTGGCGGCGGGAGGCGATCGTCGCCGACATCGATGCGCGCAGGCACCCGTTCCACGTCGCGATCGAGAACTTCAAGCACGACCACAACATCGGCACGGTGGTGCGAACGGCGAACGCGTTCGCCGCGGCGGCGGTGCACATAGTGGGCAGGCGACGCTGGAACAGGCGCGGCGCGATGGTGACCGACCGCTACCAGCATCTGCGCCACCACGAGTCGGTCGCCGGGCTCGTCGAGTTCGCGGCGGCCGAGGGCTTGCCGATCGTGGGTGTCGACAACATGCCCGGCGCGCAACCCGTGGAGACGGCCGCGCTGCCGAGGGAGTGCGTGCTGCTGTTCGGCCAGGAAGGTCCCGGCCTTTCCCCGCAAGCGCAGCGAGCCGCGACGCTGGTGGTGTCGATCGCCCAGTTCGGCAGCACACGGTCGATCAACGCGGGCGTGGCCTCGGGCATCGTGATGCACACCTGGGTCCGCCAGCACGCCGATCTCGCGGCGGCCTGGCGTCCCTAG